The window GGCGAAAATCGGTCCCTCAACGAATCGGAAACTTCGCCGTCCCGTTTCATCTTCTTCCATCACTTGAGTCCCGGTGATGTCAGACGGCATCAAGTCAGGCGTGAACTGAACCCGCTTAAACGACACATCCAAAATATTCGCGAGCGTGCTGACCATCAAAGTCTTGGCCAGCCCCGGTACACCCTCGAGTAAACAGTGCCCTCGAGTAAAGATGGCCGCTAGCAACTGTTCGATCGTGTCTGTTTGGCCCACAATGACCTTTGCCAACTCATCCCGCATCTTTTGTTGGTGTTCCGAGAACTCTCGCAACACGTCGGCCAAATTGCGTGGCTTGGACGCATCACCTGAACTCGCATTTGACGCTGCATTTCCTGCGGCGGGGTTCATCGGTGGAGGGGTCGGAACCGAAGGATCAGCCATGAATCACAGTCCAAATCACAATGTATCGAGTCACACGGGTTGTCACCGCACGGCTCAACTTGATGGCGTTGTGAATCCAAACCAATCCAGCCAAATGCTCGCATGCGGGAGTCTTCGCAGTTTACGCCTTGCGGCAAGCAAGCGATATCGGTGTGCAATCATCGTTGTGCTTTGCATCGTCACCACAATCTCGAATTCCGCTCAGCACTGCACCGCACAAAACAACCACGCTCGCATCGATGCTCCCACGGTACAGCGAGCGATTGATCGCGGAGTCGAATACCTTCGCAAGTCACAAACCGACCGGGGAGGATGGGACGAGTTTACGGGGCAATCTTGCGGCCTGTCCGCACTTTGCACCCTGGCGTGGCTCAACGCGGGTGTGTCCCGCAACGACCCGGATATGGTCCGAGCACTGAATTACCTTCGCCGCTATGAACCCACACAAACCTACGCCGTCAGCCTGCAAACATTGGTCTTCTGCCAAGTCGGTGCTCTCGGTGACCTGCCTCGAATTCGTCGCAATGTCGCTTGGTTGACCGCCAATCAAAAAGCCGCCAATTCGCGAAATCCGGGAGCGTGGGACTACGGCGATCGCAAAGGCGATGGCGACCCATCGAACAGTCAGTTTGCGCTGCTGGCTCTCGGGGAAGCCGTCAACCGAGGCGTGGAAGTTGAGCCAGCCGTGTTCCAACGAGCTCAAGCCTATTGGCGGAATTTGCAATTGCAACGCGGAGGGTGGCCATACCGATCCAATGATCCAACGGGAAGCATGACCTGCGCAGGAATCGGTTCGTTGCTGATCGCGCAAGATGCTTTGAGCACACTCCAAAGCGATCAAAAGACACTTCAGTGCTGCAACGAACAGACCGGTGATCCCGCGATTGAAAATGGCTTTCAGTTTCTCAGCAATATTTTCACGGTGGAAACCAACCCGGGCAGCACATTGTCGAGCGACTTCTATTACCTGTATGCCATCGAACGCGTCGGGCGATTGTCGGGTCGTCGCTTGATTGGCGGACACGATTGGTACCGCGAAGGCGCCGAACATTTGGTCAATCTCCAAGATGCGTTTCGCGGGTTCTGGATCGGATCGGGGCCCGCTGAAAGCAAACGGGAAGTTGCCACCTCGTTCGCGTTGCTGTTCCTTTCCAAAGGCAAACGACAAGTCGTGGTGGGCCAACTCGACCACCCATCGCTTCGAACCCTCGACGCGAACAACACCGCCTCGCTTCCGTTCTCGACTTCTCTCAAACAACTGGTGCGACATGTCGAACGCGATTGGTCGCAGGAGCTAACCTGGCAAACGATCCAAGCCGAAGGCGCAACGGTCGCCGATCTCTTGCGAGTTCCCGTGATCGTGATTCGTGGCTCGCAGAGAATGCAATTCAGCAATGAACTGGTCGACACACTGAAGCAATACATCGATCAAGGTGGAACGATTTTGTTCGATGCGATCGGCGGAGACGGATGTGGCGATGCTTCCGGTTTTCAAGCGAGCGTGATCGACCTCAGTCAACGATGGTTTCCCGGCAACCAACTCGAACGCTTGCCCCCGTCCCATCCGGTTTGGTTTGCCGAACGCCCCGTTGATCCGACGGAAATCGGCACGGACTACTGGGTTTACGGCATCGGTGCTTGTTGCCGAACACCGGTGTTCTATTCGCCGCGTAGTTTGTCGTGTCGATGGCAACACAGCGGACCACTTCTCCGCAACGGCGACATGCCAGCCGCCCTGCGACCTCAAATTGAAGCGGGCATTTCGATCGGCGAAAACATCATCGCTTATGCCACCGGACGAGAGCTCAAAAACAAGCTCGATGCAACATCGATCATCGATGGATCAACCGCACCTCCGCCCACACGCGGGGCTATCCCAATCGCTGTCGGTGCACTTGGTGCGGGCGAGAAACAAGCCCTGCGAGCCCTTCCGAATGCCGCCACGCTGATCCGCGAAAAATTGGCGATCGAAGTCATCGCCGTGAACGATCCGATTGAGCTGACCGAGGAATCATTGGCCCGCGTGGGAGTGCTGTATTTACACGGACAAACCGCGGTGAACCTCAAACCGTCAGAGAAAGATGCGTTGCGAGCGTTTGCATCCCGAGGTGGCATCATCATCGCCAGCCCCATCTGCGGCAACGAAGCGTTTGGGACATCCATCCGCACGCAACTCGCCGACCTGTTTTCGGGCGAATCATTCGAGCCGATGGAACAAGAACATCCCGCCTGGACAACACGATATGGCGGCTACGACCTGAGCGACGTCACCATCCGGCGAACCAACCAATCTGGCGAACGTCAGAAAAACCAGTCGCTCAAAATCAGTCGAGTGCGATCAACACCGATTGTCGATTTACTTCAAGTCGACGACCAAGCCGCGGTGTACTACTCACCGCTCGATCTCAGTTGTGCACTGGAGTCTCAAAACTCGGTCCAGTGCCCCGGCTACAACACCACCGACGCCGCCCGAATTCTGGCGGGCTTGGTCCTCTACTCGCTCAATCGCTGAGTTGAATCCACGTGTCTCACGAGTGCAGGCGGGCGAAGTCGCGGACGTCTTCTTCGATGGCACGCAAGCGATCGGACAGTTTGATGTCCGCCGCACTCGCGTCCTGCGACTCGGCGGCTTCCAAGCGGGTGAACACATAGAATTTCACTTTGGGCTCGGTGCCACTGGGGCGAACAGCGACGTAGTTGCCGTCCATCTCCAAATCCATGATCACCAAGTTTCCACTTGGACCTTCCAGCGGTGAAGTGGATCCTTCGGCCACATTCAGGATCGTTGCACTGCCGTAGTCTCGCACTTGAGAGACCGCGATTCCGCCCAGCGATTTTGGTGGCTCGGCTCGGAAAGCTTTCATCAAGCCTTGCATCGCAGCCATCCCTTCGCTGCCTTCCATGAACACGTTGATCAAATTCTCACGATGCAAACCGTGTTTGCTGTACAAGCCCGCCATGTACTCGTGCATCGACTTGCCTTCGGCTTTCAACTTCGCCGCCAGCTCACCCATCAACATGCAAGCGACCGCGCCATCTTTGTCGCGTGCGTACGTGCCGACGAGGTAGCCGTGTGATTCCTCACATCCATACACGAAATCTTCGGGACCTTCGCGGTCCATCGCCTCAGCGATGTATTTGTATCCGACCAACAGATCACCAACGCAGCGTGCACCGTGCGACTCGGCGATCCGGCGAACCAATTCGGTGGTGACCAAGGTCTTGATGACGTAGGAACGTTCGGTCAGTTTGCCTGACTTCACCGTTTGCTCCAGCACATAGGCGGCCAGCAATGCTGCGATCTGGTTTCCGGTGAACGTCCCCCATTCGCCGCTGGGATCGGTCGTCAGCGGAGCGGCCACGCCCAACCGATCGCAATCGGGATCGGTTGCCAAAACCAGGTCATATCCGCCTGCACGCGCCGTTTCGATGGGAGCTTCGAAAACAGCCGCGTTCTCGGGGTTGGAAACATGCCCGGGAACATTCGGGAAGTCTCCACTTTTTTCACGGTGCCCTTCGTAGACGTCCAGCTGCGTAAAACCGTCTCGCTTCATCAACGGAACAACGGCTTCTTCGCCGACACCGTGCAGTGGCGAGTAAAGAACTTTGACATCACGCGAACCTTCGAATGCACACTGTGACGCGGCGTCAATGAAAGCCGCATCGATTTGGTCAGTGACCACTTCGATACGTCCATCGGCCATTGCTTCCGCGAAAGGAGTCGCACGAATTTCTTGGCAGCTCATCACGCCGTCAATGATTGCTTTGTCGTGCGGAGGCAAAACTTGACCGCCCGTGGACCAATAGACCTTCACCGCATTGTCACTCGGCGGGTTGTGACTGGCCGTCACCATGATTCCGCAATCGCAGTTCAAATGACGCACGGCAAATGACAACTGTGGCGTCGCGCGGTAATCATCCAGCAGATAAACCTTGAAACCGGCGGCGACCATGATGCCGGCACACAGCTCGGTGAAGTGACGAGATTTGTGACGCGTGTCGTAGGCGATCGCACATGAGAGTTGCTTGGCACCGCCGTGATACTGAACCACGTAGTCCGCCAAACCTTGTGCACTTTCGCCGATCGTTCGGTCATTGATCGCGTTGGATCCGATTTCGTACATCCGGCCGCGACGTCCTCCGGTACCGAAGGGGATAATCGTCCAAAAAACGTCATCCAATTTTTGCCACATGCCATCGGCGATGTGTTGAATGGTTTGGTCGCGATAATCGCGGTAACGATCTTCGGTCAACCAAGATCGAATGTTTTCAACGGCTCCAGCGGTCAGTTTCTTTTCTTGGCAAGCTTGATCGATTGCGGCCAAGGCTTCGTCGACGGTCATGGATGGGGACGAAACAGGTTTGGAACCAGAAGTCATGATGAGATCGCACCGGGGAGAACGGGGAGACAGGTCGAATCAGTGGGCCCAGATTCTACGCCCCGAAGGGCTGTCTCACCACCTAACGTTCGCACGATCCGAAGGCCCTTTCACTGGGCGAATTCGCCCGCAATGAGCCTTAGAAGCGGGCCAATCGAAACCGGGGCGGCTACCACAACCATCCCTTGCGGTACAAGAAGTACAGCAGACTCAATGCCAAAACCATCATCACTGAAAGAGCGAACGGGTAACCAAAACTCCATTCCAGTTCGGGCATATTCAGGGGCGATGCTTTCTGGTCGAAGTTCATCCCATAGATCCCAGCGACAAAACTCATTGGGATGAAAAGCGTTGCGATGATCGTGAGCACTTTCATCACGTCATTATTTTTTTGCCCCAACAACGCAAAATACAGCTCTCGCAATTCGCCGCATGTCTCGCGGTCGGTGTCCGCTGCTTCCATCAATTGCCCGATATGGTCCTGGCAATCTCGGAGATACAAACGCGTGTCATTGGCCAAAATGCCGTCACCTTCCCGCAGCAACAACCGCAACGCGTCTCGGTGTTGCTGAACCGTCTTTCGAATCGACAACAAGTCCGCCCGTATGTGGTGCAAATGCATCGGAAGATTGTCGTTGTCCGCATCCTGAAGCAATTCCGCCATCTCAGACAAATGGCTTTCGTAACGATCAATGATCGGGAAATAGCCATCGATGATTGCATCGATAACGGCGTAGACCAGGTAGTCCGCCCCGCGATCTCGAATACGTCCCATTGCCCGCGAAATTCGATCGCGAACGGGATCGAGGCAATCCCCGACCTTCTCCTGAATGGTGATGACGGTGTTGCCGACCAAGAAAATGCTGACTTGTTCGGTCTGAAAACCATTGTCGCCAACCGGCATCCTGGCGATAAAAAACAACGTCTCGCCGTAGCGTTCCATTTTTGCATGTTGATCCATCTGCACCACGTCTTCCAACGCGAGTGGGTGCAAACCGAATCGTCGCCCAAGCGAACGCAGTGCCTCCATGTCACGGATGCCATGCAAATCGATCCAGGTCACGATGTCTGGATTGTCCGAGTCCTCGTTATCGATCGATTCGACGACTTCGTTGGTGTGCGTTCGTCCGTCGTACTGGATGACACGAATGTGGCTGGGAACGGTGTCTTTCTTTTTCGTCGAAACATCGCTCGACAGATCCCCGGGAACGTTTCCAATCTTGGATCGTGAACGAGCCCACCGCGGCCGGTGCACACGAAGACGCATTGGCAACTTCCCCGACATCGCCCCCATCGCGAGAAAGAAATCGCGTTTACGCGGCGTTGATTTGTCCGTCTTCGCTGACATCTTCGAACCGAATCGAGACTTGTTTGCTGACCCCGGACTCTTGCATCGTGACACCGTACAACGTTGTCGCCGCAGTCATGGTTTTTTTACTGTGCGTCACAACGATGAACTTGGATTGGTCCAAAAACTCCGTCAACACGGTCACGAATCGGCCAATATTGGCTTCATCGAACGGCGCGTCCACTTCGTCCAGCACACAGAACGGGCTGGGCCGATACTGGAAGATTGACATCAACAATGCCACGGCAGTCAGCGCTTTTTCGCCACCGGACAACAACGAATTGCTGAAACTTGGTTTCCCAGGAGGTGTGGCAACGATCTCGACGCCAGCTTCCAAAGGATCGTCCGACTCTTCCAAGATCAAATCAGCATGACCACCGCCAAACGATTTGCGATACAGCTTTTGGAAGTTAATTCGGATGGCTTCGAGCGTATCCAAAAACAACCGGCGAGAATCGGCGTTGATGCGAGCGATCACGCGTTGAAGCGAATCTTTTGCAGCGGTCAAATCTTGGTACTGGCCATGCAATTCGTCGTAGCGAACCTGCAACTCGTTGAGTTCTTCCAAGGCTTCCATGTTGACCGAGCCAACGTTTTGCACCTGGCCTCGAAGACGACTGATCTCTTCATCAACCGATGATCGATCCTCAATCTCAGCGAGTTCTTCGGGCGGTTCATCGTTCCGCAGATCGATCTGATAATCCTCGGCGATTCGATCCGCCAGCGTGGATTGTTTCAGCGCTGCGGCATCGCGAGCCGAACTGATCGTCGCGACAGCTTCGGTTGCCTTGGCGACGGCCTTGATGGCTGCTTGCGATTCGGTTTGGACTCGTCGAGTGGCTTCGCGTTCTTGATTGGCTTCCGCGGCCAAGACTTGCAACTTGGCGTCGGCTGATTCCATCGCAATCATCAATTCCGCCAAGCGATTGTCGGCTTCCAAGATTCGCGTTTCGATCTCGGTGATCCGCTCGCGCGTTCGAGTCATCGCATCGCGAACTTCCTGGTTCGCCGCTTCGCGCTGGCTTTGATCGCGACGGGCGACATCAGCGGCGATCGTCAACGACTCGACACGTTGTTCGCTGCGTGCGGCCTCGACCGAAATGCTCATCGCCTCGGATTGCACTTCGCGAAGTTGCTCCGACGCCGCCGTCAGTTGCACATCCACCTCGGTCCGCTGAGCTTCCAGCGTTTCGATCTCTTGTTTTCCCTTTTGAATCGAAACGGCCAGTTCGCCGTCTTGCTGCTTCGCCGTTGCGAGCAATTCGGTGTGAGAAGCCGACGATCGTTTGAGTTCGTCCACGGTCGCCTGGCGAGCCGACAATCGCTCGGTCACGTGATGCAGCTTGGCTTCTGCGGCCGCGTGTTCCGTGATCCATTTTCGCATCGCCTGCTCGTGACGACCAAGCTCTGCCGCTTCGCTATCGACAACTCCCGTCAAACGACCGACTTCTTTTTCCGCTTCGGCAATTTGATAGCTGTAGTGCTGCATCTCGGACTTCGCCGCCGCCAATTCACTGCGTCGGCTGACCAATCCGGTTTCGCCACCGGGAGGCCCCACGACACTGGATCCATCATTGTCCAACAAGTCACCCGACGCGGTCACGAAGCGTAACCCCGCCGATGACAGTTTTCGCAATCCAATTGCCGTGGCTAACGTGTCGACCAACCAAGTGTTGCCGAGAAGATGGCGAACCAATGGTTCCAGTTCGACTTCGCAATCGATCATCTTGTCGGCGCGACCGATCACGCCGGCCAACCCATCCAAACGAATCTTGTCACCGGGACGCCGGTTGGGAAGTTCATCCAGACGGATGATCCCGACTCGGGTACCAATCTTGATATCACCCCGGCTGATCGCATCGCTCACCGAACCACCACGAACAATGACGTACTGGCTACGTGGACCCAAAGCCGCATCGATCAACGGAGCGACTTGTCGATCGACGGAAAAACAATCCGCGACGATCCCGACCAAATCCTTTTTAAGCTCGGCATTGCTCATCCGCAGCACTTCGCGAACGCCGCCGCTGACGCCTTCCTGTTTCTGCTGCAGCTCGTCCAGCACGCGAGCTCGTTCGGTGATCCCTTGCAGGCGAATTTTCAGCGATCCAATTTCTTCCCGACGCCGTTCCAAGACTCGCCGCGTCTCGCAAACTTTCGCGTCAGCGATTTCGACTTCGCGTTGTGCGTCGGTGATTCGTTTCTCGAGTTCCGAAACGTTGCGAGCAACTTCGTCATGATCTCGCAGGGCGGTCTTCAGCCCTTCTTCGGCGGTCACCGAATTTCGAGCAATCTCCTCGAGAGCCCGCGCGGCTTCCCGCATTTGCTGAGCCACCCGGCCTCGATTCGCCTCGTGCTCGGCGACGCGGCGCACCGCTGCCAAGTGATCGCGTTGCAAATCATCGCGAGCGGATTCGATCCGATGAACGGTCGCTTGTTCCACATCACGTTTGGCGGCGATTGATTCTTTCTTTTGCTGGACATCGGCCAGCTCCGCTTCGGCAACTTCCAACGCCGCAATTGTCTTTCGCAAATCAGCGATCGCCGATCCCGCTTCGGTTCGCATCGCACGCAAACGACGGTAATGTCCGATCAATGTGCGTCGTTGCTCGACCAACGTTGTCTGATCCGATTCGCGACGACCACCAATGCGGGCAATTTCCCCCGACAATTCGCTGCGGCTTTGTTCTGCTTCGCGAGCGGCATCGGCAATCGTTTGCAGTTGCATTTCAGCAGCTTGCCGTTGCTCTTCCAACGACTCACGCAGAGTATCGGCTTTGCGATGCTGACGCTGGGCCGCTTCCAACTGCGTGGTTGCTTCGTTCAGTTCAGTCGACAATGTCAACCAATCATTCCAAGCGACAACCGTTCGAAGCTCCTTCAATCGGTCACTGGCTTGGCGATAGCGTTCTGCTTTGCCCGCTTGGCTCTTCAGCGTTTTCAGACGCGTCGCCACTTCGTCGACGATGTCGCCCAACCGGGTCAGGTTCGTCTGCACTCGTTCGAGCCGCCGCTCCGCTTCCACCTTCTTGGCTTTGAAACGACTGATCCCGGCGGCTTCTTCAAAGATGGCCCGCCGATCTTTCGCGTTGGCTTGCAGCATCCGATCGACTTTGCCCTGTTCGATCAGACTGTAGGCATCGATTCCGATACCAGTTCCGCGAATCAGAGCTTTGACGTCCTTCAGCCGGACGGCTTGTTGGTTGATCAGGTATTCGCCTTCGCCACTGCGATAGACTCGCCGAGTCACATGGACCTCGGGTGCGTCGACCGGCATCTGACCGCCGGTGTTGTCGAAGATGATCGTCGCTTCGGCGGCGCCGGCGGGTCCGCGAGTTTGTGATCCTTTGAAGATCACATCCGACATATCCTTTCCGCGCAGACTCTTGGCACTTTGACTGCCCAAGACCCATTTCATCGCATCGACAATGTTCGACTTTCCAGAACCGTTCGGTCCCACGACGACCGTGATGCCGTCGGGAAAATCAAATCGCGTTCGATCAGCGAAGCTCTTGAAACCGGCCAGCTCGAGTGCTTTGAGCATGAATGATTGTGTTGCCGGGAGCGAAAGAAGAAGTAGACGACGGACGGGTGAAACGTGGTTTCGATGGATCAAGACTAGCCAAAATGCTGGCAAAATCCTAGTTCGATCACGTGAAACGGCCCACAATCCTGCTGATCAAAAAAGCACCCCAAACGCGCAGACAACCAAAACCAACAGCCCTGCGACCATTTTCCCGACCGTTCCGGTCGTTCGGCCCCAAAACGCGGCTTGGCCGATCCGCCAACTGTCTCGCCAATTCTTTCCGTCATTCCATTCCGCGAACATGGCTCCCGCCGTTGCCCCCAATCCTCCGAACAAAATCGCCGCCAAAACCGGGCCAACGACGGGAATCGGCAGGCCCACGATCCCTCCGATGATGGCCCCAATGATTGAACCCACGATCGCCATCAACGTGGCTCGGCAACTGGCGCCGGCTCGGCTGGCCCCCATCGCACCCGCCAAAAACTCCACCAATTCGCCGACCAAACCCAGAACAAACGCGATCGCCAACGAAACCAGGCCGAGCTGCCAACGCCCCGTTTCCGGGCCCAGCCACGCGTACAAAGCCATCAGGGCGATCGCCAACCAATTGCCTGGCAGAGCGACCAGATTCAGCAACCACGCCATCGTGCATGCGAGAATCAACCCGATTCCCAGTGCAACGACACCGATCGGCATCATCACGTCTCGAACGGCATCCCGTGTCCAAACCAATGCGTCGCTGACTCCCGCCCAAAAACCGCCGCCGGCTTCTTCCGTCGTGATCGGATCCGCTTGAGCCAACCAGGGTTCTACGTCTCGGGTCGCACGCCCCATTGTTTCCTCGTCGACCAATGTCACCACGTGCTTGTCTGCGAGTGCGCCAGCGTTCGCCTCGGCCACGACTCCAAACGCCGTTGGCGAGAGAATTGCGAGGAGCAACCATCCAATTTGCGATGCGGTCATGCTGTGAATTCTGTCGGAAGAATTGAAGTGGAAAGGCAAAATGGACACACGGGGTGAACCAGACCCTGTAATTTCCCGTCTCATTGGCGCCTTGGGAACCAGCCCCGTCTCGTTGCAGGAACGACGGAGTGAAGGGTGAAGAGACGACGAAAACTGTGGTTTCTTCTTTT of the Rhodopirellula baltica SH 1 genome contains:
- a CDS encoding DUF4159 domain-containing protein, coding for MDASPELAFDAAFPAAGFIGGGVGTEGSAMNHSPNHNVSSHTGCHRTAQLDGVVNPNQSSQMLACGSLRSLRLAASKRYRCAIIVVLCIVTTISNSAQHCTAQNNHARIDAPTVQRAIDRGVEYLRKSQTDRGGWDEFTGQSCGLSALCTLAWLNAGVSRNDPDMVRALNYLRRYEPTQTYAVSLQTLVFCQVGALGDLPRIRRNVAWLTANQKAANSRNPGAWDYGDRKGDGDPSNSQFALLALGEAVNRGVEVEPAVFQRAQAYWRNLQLQRGGWPYRSNDPTGSMTCAGIGSLLIAQDALSTLQSDQKTLQCCNEQTGDPAIENGFQFLSNIFTVETNPGSTLSSDFYYLYAIERVGRLSGRRLIGGHDWYREGAEHLVNLQDAFRGFWIGSGPAESKREVATSFALLFLSKGKRQVVVGQLDHPSLRTLDANNTASLPFSTSLKQLVRHVERDWSQELTWQTIQAEGATVADLLRVPVIVIRGSQRMQFSNELVDTLKQYIDQGGTILFDAIGGDGCGDASGFQASVIDLSQRWFPGNQLERLPPSHPVWFAERPVDPTEIGTDYWVYGIGACCRTPVFYSPRSLSCRWQHSGPLLRNGDMPAALRPQIEAGISIGENIIAYATGRELKNKLDATSIIDGSTAPPPTRGAIPIAVGALGAGEKQALRALPNAATLIREKLAIEVIAVNDPIELTEESLARVGVLYLHGQTAVNLKPSEKDALRAFASRGGIIIASPICGNEAFGTSIRTQLADLFSGESFEPMEQEHPAWTTRYGGYDLSDVTIRRTNQSGERQKNQSLKISRVRSTPIVDLLQVDDQAAVYYSPLDLSCALESQNSVQCPGYNTTDAARILAGLVLYSLNR
- the smc gene encoding chromosome segregation protein SMC produces the protein MLKALELAGFKSFADRTRFDFPDGITVVVGPNGSGKSNIVDAMKWVLGSQSAKSLRGKDMSDVIFKGSQTRGPAGAAEATIIFDNTGGQMPVDAPEVHVTRRVYRSGEGEYLINQQAVRLKDVKALIRGTGIGIDAYSLIEQGKVDRMLQANAKDRRAIFEEAAGISRFKAKKVEAERRLERVQTNLTRLGDIVDEVATRLKTLKSQAGKAERYRQASDRLKELRTVVAWNDWLTLSTELNEATTQLEAAQRQHRKADTLRESLEEQRQAAEMQLQTIADAAREAEQSRSELSGEIARIGGRRESDQTTLVEQRRTLIGHYRRLRAMRTEAGSAIADLRKTIAALEVAEAELADVQQKKESIAAKRDVEQATVHRIESARDDLQRDHLAAVRRVAEHEANRGRVAQQMREAARALEEIARNSVTAEEGLKTALRDHDEVARNVSELEKRITDAQREVEIADAKVCETRRVLERRREEIGSLKIRLQGITERARVLDELQQKQEGVSGGVREVLRMSNAELKKDLVGIVADCFSVDRQVAPLIDAALGPRSQYVIVRGGSVSDAISRGDIKIGTRVGIIRLDELPNRRPGDKIRLDGLAGVIGRADKMIDCEVELEPLVRHLLGNTWLVDTLATAIGLRKLSSAGLRFVTASGDLLDNDGSSVVGPPGGETGLVSRRSELAAAKSEMQHYSYQIAEAEKEVGRLTGVVDSEAAELGRHEQAMRKWITEHAAAEAKLHHVTERLSARQATVDELKRSSASHTELLATAKQQDGELAVSIQKGKQEIETLEAQRTEVDVQLTAASEQLREVQSEAMSISVEAARSEQRVESLTIAADVARRDQSQREAANQEVRDAMTRTRERITEIETRILEADNRLAELMIAMESADAKLQVLAAEANQEREATRRVQTESQAAIKAVAKATEAVATISSARDAAALKQSTLADRIAEDYQIDLRNDEPPEELAEIEDRSSVDEEISRLRGQVQNVGSVNMEALEELNELQVRYDELHGQYQDLTAAKDSLQRVIARINADSRRLFLDTLEAIRINFQKLYRKSFGGGHADLILEESDDPLEAGVEIVATPPGKPSFSNSLLSGGEKALTAVALLMSIFQYRPSPFCVLDEVDAPFDEANIGRFVTVLTEFLDQSKFIVVTHSKKTMTAATTLYGVTMQESGVSKQVSIRFEDVSEDGQINAA
- a CDS encoding phospho-sugar mutase; this translates as MTSGSKPVSSPSMTVDEALAAIDQACQEKKLTAGAVENIRSWLTEDRYRDYRDQTIQHIADGMWQKLDDVFWTIIPFGTGGRRGRMYEIGSNAINDRTIGESAQGLADYVVQYHGGAKQLSCAIAYDTRHKSRHFTELCAGIMVAAGFKVYLLDDYRATPQLSFAVRHLNCDCGIMVTASHNPPSDNAVKVYWSTGGQVLPPHDKAIIDGVMSCQEIRATPFAEAMADGRIEVVTDQIDAAFIDAASQCAFEGSRDVKVLYSPLHGVGEEAVVPLMKRDGFTQLDVYEGHREKSGDFPNVPGHVSNPENAAVFEAPIETARAGGYDLVLATDPDCDRLGVAAPLTTDPSGEWGTFTGNQIAALLAAYVLEQTVKSGKLTERSYVIKTLVTTELVRRIAESHGARCVGDLLVGYKYIAEAMDREGPEDFVYGCEESHGYLVGTYARDKDGAVACMLMGELAAKLKAEGKSMHEYMAGLYSKHGLHRENLINVFMEGSEGMAAMQGLMKAFRAEPPKSLGGIAVSQVRDYGSATILNVAEGSTSPLEGPSGNLVIMDLEMDGNYVAVRPSGTEPKVKFYVFTRLEAAESQDASAADIKLSDRLRAIEEDVRDFARLHS
- a CDS encoding DUF456 domain-containing protein, which encodes MTASQIGWLLLAILSPTAFGVVAEANAGALADKHVVTLVDEETMGRATRDVEPWLAQADPITTEEAGGGFWAGVSDALVWTRDAVRDVMMPIGVVALGIGLILACTMAWLLNLVALPGNWLAIALMALYAWLGPETGRWQLGLVSLAIAFVLGLVGELVEFLAGAMGASRAGASCRATLMAIVGSIIGAIIGGIVGLPIPVVGPVLAAILFGGLGATAGAMFAEWNDGKNWRDSWRIGQAAFWGRTTGTVGKMVAGLLVLVVCAFGVLF
- the corA gene encoding magnesium/cobalt transporter CorA, with the translated sequence MGAMSGKLPMRLRVHRPRWARSRSKIGNVPGDLSSDVSTKKKDTVPSHIRVIQYDGRTHTNEVVESIDNEDSDNPDIVTWIDLHGIRDMEALRSLGRRFGLHPLALEDVVQMDQHAKMERYGETLFFIARMPVGDNGFQTEQVSIFLVGNTVITIQEKVGDCLDPVRDRISRAMGRIRDRGADYLVYAVIDAIIDGYFPIIDRYESHLSEMAELLQDADNDNLPMHLHHIRADLLSIRKTVQQHRDALRLLLREGDGILANDTRLYLRDCQDHIGQLMEAADTDRETCGELRELYFALLGQKNNDVMKVLTIIATLFIPMSFVAGIYGMNFDQKASPLNMPELEWSFGYPFALSVMMVLALSLLYFLYRKGWLW